One segment of Pontibacter akesuensis DNA contains the following:
- a CDS encoding MATE family efflux transporter: METATYKENFAKNFTLAYPVVLSQLGHILVSVFDSLMVGQTGTLPLAAASLGNSIFTIVLVFGLGVSYSITPLIAAADGRHNHTRISLLLLNGLVSNVLLGIVLFFAGYFFSPYITVLDQPARVVELAIPYINILFLSMVPLMVFQAFRQFAEGLSLTKQAMYISILANTLNIFLNYLLIFGKGGFEPMGLVGAGWATLISRIVMAIAMAGWVMYAKRFEVYRHFLRLRHLSFIHIYRIFKLGLPISVQMIFEMGAFGFSAVMIGWLGATELAAHQIAINVASVTYMMASGIAAAATIRVGNQKGLGNFRAMRMAGYSNLAMGVLFMIGSGLLMILCNELIPMLYIDDPQVIQIASGLLIIAALFQISDGVQVVGLGALRGLEDVRIPSLISLLAYWVIGLPIGYFLCFKADFGVNGIWLGLLIGLSVAAVLLTLRFRTLSNRLRVR, encoded by the coding sequence ATGGAAACCGCTACTTACAAAGAAAACTTCGCCAAAAACTTCACCCTTGCCTACCCTGTTGTGCTGAGCCAGCTGGGGCATATCCTGGTCAGCGTGTTCGACAGCCTGATGGTAGGCCAGACAGGAACGCTGCCGCTGGCTGCTGCCTCACTCGGCAATAGTATCTTCACCATTGTGCTGGTATTCGGATTAGGCGTTTCCTACAGCATTACCCCCCTGATTGCCGCTGCTGACGGGCGGCACAACCACACGCGTATTTCCCTGTTGCTGCTCAATGGGCTTGTCTCTAACGTGCTTTTAGGGATCGTCTTGTTTTTTGCCGGCTACTTCTTCTCCCCCTACATCACCGTGCTGGACCAACCTGCACGTGTAGTGGAGCTTGCTATACCCTATATCAATATTCTATTCCTGTCCATGGTGCCGCTCATGGTGTTTCAGGCATTCAGGCAATTCGCGGAGGGGCTTTCGCTGACGAAGCAGGCCATGTATATCTCCATACTTGCCAACACGCTTAATATTTTCCTGAATTACCTGCTGATTTTCGGAAAGGGAGGTTTTGAGCCGATGGGGCTGGTGGGAGCCGGTTGGGCCACACTTATTTCGCGCATTGTCATGGCCATCGCCATGGCAGGATGGGTCATGTATGCCAAGCGCTTTGAAGTATACCGTCATTTTCTGCGCCTGAGGCACCTGTCGTTTATACATATTTACCGCATCTTTAAGCTGGGCCTTCCCATTTCCGTGCAAATGATCTTTGAAATGGGCGCCTTTGGTTTTTCAGCAGTCATGATCGGTTGGCTGGGAGCCACTGAGCTCGCTGCACACCAGATAGCCATCAACGTGGCTTCTGTTACCTATATGATGGCAAGTGGCATTGCAGCGGCGGCCACCATACGCGTAGGCAACCAGAAAGGGCTTGGAAATTTCAGGGCCATGCGCATGGCCGGCTACAGCAATCTGGCCATGGGTGTGCTTTTCATGATCGGGAGCGGACTACTGATGATCCTCTGCAACGAGCTCATCCCCATGCTCTACATCGACGACCCACAGGTAATCCAGATTGCCTCCGGACTACTTATCATTGCCGCACTATTCCAAATATCTGATGGTGTGCAGGTTGTGGGTTTAGGTGCATTAAGAGGCCTCGAGGATGTTAGGATTCCTAGTTTAATTTCGTTACTTGCATACTGGGTAATAGGTCTGCCAATCGGATACTTTCTCTGTTTCAAAGCTGACTTTGGCGTAAACGGAATCTGGTTGGGGCTGCTGATCGGCTTGTCGGTAGCAGCGGTTTTGCTCACTTTGCGTTTCAGGACTCTAAGCAATCGGCTCAGAGTCAGATAA
- a CDS encoding Asp23/Gls24 family envelope stress response protein, with the protein MGIFSKDTLKIGEQVQYILVHKHPAEQEVILPSDKYDFSPFELVRKAFFPTSTSGDTSTDSAVYTLRTFATYSNQQLALPVYVLHQQDTLEIFAPSRAVHLRQLVQEVKEPLQLKANLKLAPVEKRFNWPELLLWVLAILTFLSLIWLVFGQSIRRRYKLYQLKKDNVYFSSRFNAHKDRFEKTGALISIEKGVSLWKNYLTKLEDSAINSFTTKEIVEFYNNDEEINTALRICDKAIYGNLQSEFEGEANLALSMLRRVAKDRYRTHRELTKHART; encoded by the coding sequence GTGGGAATATTCAGCAAGGACACGCTGAAGATCGGTGAGCAGGTGCAATACATACTCGTGCATAAGCACCCGGCGGAACAGGAGGTTATCTTGCCCTCCGACAAGTATGACTTTAGCCCGTTTGAGTTAGTGCGGAAAGCGTTTTTCCCTACTTCCACATCCGGCGACACCAGCACCGACAGTGCCGTCTACACCCTACGCACGTTCGCAACCTACAGCAACCAGCAACTGGCGCTTCCGGTTTACGTGCTGCACCAGCAGGATACACTGGAGATTTTTGCCCCGTCAAGAGCGGTGCACCTCCGCCAGCTGGTGCAGGAGGTAAAAGAGCCGCTGCAGTTAAAAGCAAACCTGAAGCTGGCACCGGTGGAGAAAAGGTTTAACTGGCCCGAACTGCTGCTATGGGTACTGGCCATCCTTACCTTCCTGTCCCTGATCTGGCTCGTTTTTGGGCAATCCATCCGTCGCAGGTATAAGCTGTACCAGCTGAAGAAAGACAACGTTTATTTTTCCTCCCGCTTTAACGCCCACAAAGACCGTTTTGAGAAAACCGGGGCGTTGATAAGTATAGAAAAAGGCGTGTCGCTCTGGAAAAACTACCTGACAAAGCTCGAGGACAGTGCCATCAACTCGTTCACCACAAAGGAAATAGTAGAGTTCTATAACAACGACGAAGAAATTAACACGGCTCTGCGCATCTGTGACAAGGCAATTTACGGTAACCTGCAGTCTGAGTTTGAAGGCGAGGCGAACCTGGCCCTAAGTATGTTGCGCCGGGTGGCCAAAGACCGTTACCGTACGCACCGCGAATTAACCAAGCATGCTAGAACTTAA
- a CDS encoding tRNA-binding protein produces MAIPPETTEQITWHHFEQTDIRVGTIVRAEEYPEARRPAFILTVDLGPLGLKKTSAQITKHYTCPELIGKQVLCVTNLGKKQIGKVMSEILVTGFEDAQGDIVLAQPAAQVPNGSKLK; encoded by the coding sequence ATGGCAATACCTCCTGAAACCACAGAGCAAATTACGTGGCATCATTTTGAGCAAACCGATATTAGGGTGGGCACCATTGTGAGGGCGGAGGAGTACCCTGAGGCCCGACGCCCGGCTTTTATACTTACAGTAGACCTGGGGCCATTGGGCCTAAAGAAAACGAGCGCGCAGATAACGAAACATTATACCTGCCCGGAACTGATAGGAAAACAGGTGCTCTGCGTCACGAACCTGGGAAAGAAGCAGATTGGGAAAGTTATGTCTGAAATTTTGGTAACGGGATTTGAGGACGCTCAAGGAGACATCGTGCTGGCGCAACCCGCAGCACAGGTGCCGAACGGCAGTAAGCTGAAATAA
- the egtD gene encoding L-histidine N(alpha)-methyltransferase produces MNTKVSPVIDLSRKKDGTNDLAAFTRDVAEGLNRKQKHLPSRYFYDGKGSRLFQQIMDLPEYYLTRSEFEVLTENREAMAAQFSREGYFHLIDLGAGDALKTKILLHELARQQCAFDYVPVDISGDAMQQLTESLHTDLPQVRVEAVVGEYFTALEWLQENKSERKVLLFLGSNIGNFEELESIAFLKEVRSYLQPGDRLLMGIDLRKNPDTILAAYNDKAGVTAAFNLNLLHRINRELGGNFNVDQFYHYAMYNPGEGVMRSFLVSKTDQEVFIRETGQKFHFEAWEAIHTENSHKYSLPQVAELGETCGFQIETVFYDGQKRFADVLFTVR; encoded by the coding sequence ATGAATACGAAAGTATCTCCCGTGATTGACCTTAGCCGCAAAAAAGACGGTACCAACGATTTGGCAGCCTTTACCCGTGATGTGGCGGAAGGCCTGAACCGAAAACAGAAGCACCTGCCCTCGCGCTACTTTTACGACGGCAAAGGCAGCAGGCTTTTTCAGCAGATCATGGACCTGCCGGAGTATTACCTTACCCGAAGCGAGTTTGAGGTGCTCACCGAAAATCGCGAGGCCATGGCAGCGCAGTTCTCCCGCGAAGGTTATTTCCATTTGATTGACCTGGGTGCCGGCGATGCCTTGAAAACAAAAATACTGCTACACGAATTGGCCAGGCAGCAGTGTGCGTTTGATTACGTGCCTGTTGATATTTCCGGGGATGCCATGCAGCAACTCACGGAGAGTCTGCACACAGATTTGCCGCAAGTGCGGGTGGAGGCTGTGGTGGGTGAATATTTCACAGCGCTGGAGTGGCTGCAGGAAAATAAATCCGAAAGAAAGGTGCTACTGTTCCTGGGCTCCAACATCGGCAACTTTGAAGAGCTGGAAAGTATAGCCTTTTTAAAGGAAGTGCGAAGCTACCTGCAGCCCGGCGACCGCCTGCTGATGGGCATTGACCTGCGCAAAAACCCGGACACTATCCTGGCTGCGTACAACGACAAGGCTGGCGTTACCGCAGCATTCAACCTTAACCTGCTGCACCGCATCAACCGGGAACTGGGTGGCAACTTTAATGTCGACCAGTTTTATCATTACGCCATGTATAATCCGGGTGAGGGCGTGATGCGCAGTTTTCTCGTGAGCAAAACAGACCAGGAGGTATTCATCCGTGAAACAGGGCAAAAATTTCATTTCGAGGCCTGGGAAGCCATTCATACCGAGAACTCACATAAGTATAGCTTGCCACAGGTGGCGGAACTTGGAGAAACATGCGGCTTTCAGATAGAGACGGTATTCTACGACGGCCAGAAAAGATTTGCAGACGTGCTTTTCACTGTCCGCTAA
- a CDS encoding pyridoxal phosphate-dependent aminotransferase produces the protein MEVISLAAGSSYFRSPEAATQAAVKALHEGKTFYGPSQGTPELRKAISQKYKAEGISLEPSQVLITPGTKQALFNLFSVLLRQGDDVVVPTPAWFGFHELMKYSNGTLVPLPTKLEDGYKLTPDMLRVTLSERTRILLLTNPGNPTGRVYSKSELEALLEVTKDYPNLYVISDEIYDLVTYGSPVASILSCQGAKAARTIVVNGFSKSFAMSGWRLGFILGPDELIAKCVHFQNATVAGVSIFIQDAAQATVENRHEALPHMQEILAHNRSVMQQGLDAIPEVRYYLPDGAYYFFPDFSQYLNRTSITGEKISTSVDLCRYLRTCYNLELSPGDYFGAPGHARMSFAVETPRLQDALNRLRQGLLLLTAD, from the coding sequence ATGGAAGTCATTTCGCTTGCTGCTGGTTCGAGTTATTTTAGAAGTCCTGAGGCGGCCACCCAAGCTGCGGTGAAGGCCCTGCACGAAGGCAAGACTTTTTACGGCCCTTCCCAAGGAACTCCAGAGCTGCGTAAAGCCATTAGTCAGAAGTATAAAGCCGAAGGAATTTCGCTCGAGCCATCGCAGGTGCTGATTACGCCGGGTACCAAGCAGGCGCTGTTTAACCTGTTCTCGGTGCTGCTGCGCCAGGGCGATGATGTGGTGGTTCCCACGCCCGCCTGGTTTGGTTTCCATGAGTTGATGAAGTATAGCAACGGAACGCTGGTGCCCTTGCCCACCAAACTGGAAGACGGTTATAAGTTAACGCCGGACATGCTGCGCGTTACCCTCTCCGAGCGCACACGTATACTACTACTGACTAACCCTGGCAACCCCACCGGCCGCGTCTATAGCAAAAGTGAACTGGAGGCGCTGCTGGAGGTTACCAAAGATTACCCTAATTTATATGTCATTTCCGATGAAATATACGACCTTGTTACTTACGGCAGCCCTGTTGCTTCTATCCTTTCCTGCCAGGGGGCAAAAGCAGCGCGAACAATCGTCGTAAACGGCTTTTCAAAATCCTTTGCCATGTCGGGCTGGCGGCTGGGGTTTATACTTGGCCCGGACGAACTGATAGCAAAGTGTGTTCACTTTCAGAATGCCACTGTGGCGGGTGTGAGTATATTTATCCAAGATGCCGCCCAGGCTACGGTAGAAAACAGGCACGAGGCGCTCCCGCACATGCAGGAAATTCTTGCGCACAACCGCTCTGTGATGCAGCAGGGGCTGGATGCCATACCGGAAGTGCGCTACTACCTGCCAGACGGCGCCTACTATTTTTTTCCGGATTTCAGTCAATACCTGAACCGCACCAGCATCACCGGCGAAAAAATCAGCACCAGCGTTGACCTTTGCCGCTACCTCCGCACCTGCTATAACCTGGAGCTTTCTCCAGGCGACTACTTTGGTGCTCCCGGCCATGCACGCATGTCCTTTGCCGTAGAAACGCCCCGCCTGCAGGACGCCCTGAACAGGCTACGCCAAGGCCTGCTGCTGCTTACGGCTGACTAG
- a CDS encoding DUF58 domain-containing protein has protein sequence MKELVKKLRKYEIRIRKAITSQMQGDFHSVFKGTGLEFDDVRAYQYGDDVRSIDWNVSAKGHGTFVKTYREEKEQLVFLMLDVSASQKIGTGEQQKLDIGKEICGVLALSAARQQSQIGMICISDQKEKYIKPAKGIEQAYSIIKALQELQPKSIKTGLAAGIRLTLDIIKRRSIILLLSDFIDNNYEKELSMLARRHDLIVLHLVDLREHKLPPMGIVPILDKETGRTLWLNTSGEEFRRHYHAQYQENQEVLMRICQKYQANYLAIETNEDYVPQLVNLFRLRNKGTKKSA, from the coding sequence ATGAAAGAGCTTGTTAAGAAGCTACGCAAGTATGAGATCCGCATCCGCAAGGCCATCACCTCGCAGATGCAGGGGGATTTCCACTCGGTGTTTAAAGGCACGGGGCTGGAATTCGATGACGTGCGCGCTTACCAGTACGGCGACGATGTGCGCTCTATCGATTGGAACGTAAGTGCGAAGGGTCATGGTACATTTGTGAAAACATACCGTGAGGAAAAGGAACAGTTGGTATTTTTGATGCTGGATGTGAGCGCCTCGCAGAAAATCGGTACCGGCGAACAGCAAAAGCTGGACATCGGCAAAGAGATTTGCGGTGTGCTGGCGCTCTCGGCGGCCCGGCAACAAAGCCAGATCGGGATGATCTGCATTTCTGACCAGAAGGAGAAGTATATTAAACCGGCCAAAGGTATCGAGCAGGCCTACAGCATCATCAAAGCCCTGCAGGAGTTGCAGCCAAAATCTATCAAAACCGGCCTGGCTGCCGGCATCCGGCTGACGCTGGACATTATCAAGCGCCGCAGCATTATCCTGCTCCTCTCCGATTTTATCGACAACAACTATGAAAAGGAACTTAGCATGCTGGCGCGGCGCCACGACCTGATTGTGCTGCATCTGGTGGACCTGCGTGAGCACAAACTACCCCCGATGGGCATCGTGCCTATCCTGGATAAGGAGACAGGGCGCACGCTATGGCTAAACACCTCGGGCGAGGAATTCAGACGCCACTACCATGCCCAATACCAGGAAAACCAGGAAGTACTGATGCGCATCTGCCAGAAGTACCAGGCTAATTACCTGGCCATCGAAACAAATGAAGATTACGTGCCGCAGCTGGTGAACCTGTTCCGGCTGCGCAATAAGGGTACCAAGAAAAGTGCGTAA
- a CDS encoding DUF4296 domain-containing protein, which yields MIRLLYILFCLGLISCQSQSEQKPANLIPEEKLVRILADIHTAEAIIEYQVVFPDTALMVFNQEQTEIFKRYGVTEEQFDETYSYYLRNLKAMDALYETIVDTLSLRESKADSLKPAPPEEETPLIFKNQQ from the coding sequence GTGATAAGACTTTTATACATACTTTTTTGCCTTGGCCTGATCAGTTGCCAAAGCCAGTCGGAGCAAAAGCCTGCTAATCTGATTCCTGAGGAAAAGTTGGTACGCATCCTTGCCGACATCCATACCGCCGAAGCCATTATTGAGTACCAGGTGGTTTTCCCGGATACGGCATTGATGGTTTTCAATCAGGAGCAGACAGAGATTTTCAAGCGCTATGGTGTAACAGAGGAGCAGTTTGACGAAACCTACAGCTATTACCTCCGGAACCTGAAGGCCATGGACGCCCTTTACGAAACGATTGTAGATACGCTAAGCCTTCGGGAATCAAAGGCAGACAGCCTTAAACCGGCGCCGCCGGAAGAAGAGACTCCCCTTATATTCAAAAATCAGCAATAG
- a CDS encoding YggS family pyridoxal phosphate-dependent enzyme: MSIKENILYFDEQLRQTPCRLVAVSKTHPVESILEAYHAGHRIFGENKAQELADKYEQLPHDINWHLIGHLQTNKVKYIAKFVDTIQSVDSLKLLVEINKRAEMHGRTLPINCMLQISIADEKTKYGMTCDEAEELLRSEEYRQMKYISITGVMGIATNTDNEQQLRAEFMQLRNCFTRLKETYFIGSDYFKEISMGMSSDWQLAVAEGSTMIRVGSGIFGARDYSK; this comes from the coding sequence ATGAGCATTAAAGAAAACATTTTATACTTCGATGAGCAGCTGCGCCAGACACCCTGCCGGCTTGTTGCAGTTTCCAAGACGCATCCTGTTGAAAGTATACTGGAAGCATACCACGCGGGACACCGCATTTTTGGGGAGAACAAGGCGCAGGAACTCGCAGACAAGTATGAGCAACTGCCGCACGATATCAACTGGCACCTGATTGGCCACCTGCAGACAAACAAGGTGAAGTATATTGCCAAATTTGTGGATACGATCCAGTCGGTTGATAGCCTGAAACTGTTGGTGGAGATAAACAAACGCGCCGAGATGCACGGCCGCACGCTACCCATCAACTGCATGCTGCAAATTTCCATTGCCGACGAGAAAACGAAGTATGGCATGACGTGCGATGAGGCAGAAGAATTGCTGCGTTCAGAGGAGTACCGACAGATGAAGTATATCAGCATCACCGGCGTTATGGGCATCGCTACTAATACCGACAACGAGCAGCAGCTGCGCGCAGAATTCATGCAACTACGCAACTGCTTTACCCGCCTGAAGGAAACCTACTTCATCGGGAGTGACTACTTTAAGGAAATATCCATGGGCATGAGTTCCGACTGGCAACTGGCAGTAGCTGAGGGAAGCACCATGATTCGGGTAGGTAGCGGCATCT
- a CDS encoding FAD-dependent oxidoreductase translates to MKKATGATLPLWTSHLDLPLTNPLRENLTCDVCIVGAGIAGLTTAYLLSKEGKRVVVLDSKSVAGGETSRTTAHLSNALDEQYYNLIKLFGKDGARLACQSHASAIDKIQEISKEENIDSEFARVDGYLVANNQEQGDKLLQELEALQQMGWDDVVLRKKSPVPSLTTLPCLHYPNQGRVHVLKYMIGLMKAIEENGGRIFTGSHVAEFREGTITTAVTVDNFAVTANHLVVTTNTPVNDKFAIHTKQAPYRTYVIGVQVPKDSVPDALYWDMDSPYHYIRLQKETDAGQGYDVLIVGGEDHKTGQHDNPAECFLELERWTKLKFPMAQEVLYRWSGQVYEPVDGLAYIGRNPGSTDNVYIATGDSGHGITHGTIAGMILTDLIVGRQNPWAKLYDPGRVSLNAQAVGEFMKENLNVAAQMKDHLTPGEVEDVLEVMPGTGRIMRKGGHKVAVFCDQDGVRHQSSAVCPHLGCVVSWNSVESSWDCPCHGSRFDPFGKVVIGPANSDLGPAK, encoded by the coding sequence ATGAAAAAAGCAACCGGAGCCACCCTCCCCCTATGGACCAGCCACCTGGATTTACCATTAACGAACCCACTGCGAGAGAACCTCACGTGCGATGTCTGTATCGTAGGTGCTGGGATTGCCGGTCTTACAACGGCTTATCTTCTGTCGAAAGAAGGAAAGCGCGTGGTGGTGCTTGATTCTAAAAGCGTTGCCGGTGGCGAGACAAGCCGTACCACTGCCCACCTCTCTAATGCCCTGGATGAGCAGTATTACAACCTGATCAAGCTGTTTGGGAAGGATGGGGCCCGGCTAGCCTGCCAGAGCCATGCCAGTGCCATCGACAAGATACAGGAGATATCCAAAGAGGAAAATATTGACAGTGAGTTTGCCCGTGTAGACGGTTACCTGGTGGCAAACAACCAGGAGCAGGGTGATAAGCTTCTTCAGGAGCTCGAGGCACTGCAGCAGATGGGTTGGGATGATGTGGTGCTGCGTAAAAAGAGCCCTGTGCCGTCGCTGACAACGCTGCCCTGCCTGCACTACCCAAACCAGGGGCGCGTGCACGTTCTTAAGTACATGATTGGGCTGATGAAGGCCATCGAGGAGAACGGCGGCCGCATCTTTACCGGCTCGCATGTAGCAGAGTTCAGGGAAGGAACCATTACAACGGCCGTAACGGTAGACAACTTTGCCGTGACGGCGAACCACCTGGTGGTAACTACTAATACACCGGTGAATGACAAATTTGCCATTCACACCAAGCAGGCACCGTACAGAACCTATGTCATCGGTGTGCAGGTGCCAAAGGATTCGGTGCCGGATGCCCTTTACTGGGACATGGACTCACCTTATCATTACATCAGGCTGCAGAAGGAGACAGACGCCGGACAGGGGTATGATGTGCTTATTGTTGGCGGGGAAGACCATAAAACAGGACAGCACGACAATCCGGCGGAATGCTTCCTGGAACTGGAGCGCTGGACAAAGCTGAAGTTCCCAATGGCGCAAGAGGTGCTCTACCGCTGGTCGGGCCAGGTGTACGAGCCGGTGGATGGCTTGGCGTATATTGGCCGTAACCCCGGCTCCACGGATAATGTGTACATCGCCACCGGCGACTCCGGACACGGCATCACACATGGTACTATTGCGGGGATGATTCTTACAGACCTGATAGTCGGCCGCCAGAACCCATGGGCCAAACTGTACGACCCGGGAAGGGTGAGTTTAAATGCTCAGGCAGTAGGGGAGTTTATGAAGGAAAACCTGAACGTGGCGGCTCAGATGAAAGACCATTTAACCCCGGGTGAAGTAGAGGATGTGCTGGAGGTAATGCCCGGCACTGGCCGAATCATGCGCAAGGGAGGCCATAAAGTAGCTGTTTTCTGTGATCAGGATGGCGTACGGCACCAAAGCTCAGCTGTTTGCCCACACCTGGGCTGCGTCGTGAGTTGGAATAGCGTGGAAAGCTCCTGGGATTGCCCGTGCCACGGCTCGCGCTTTGATCCCTTCGGCAAAGTAGTGATTGGCCCTGCAAACTCTGATCTTGGTCCAGCTAAATAA
- a CDS encoding vWA domain-containing protein — MLELNDEFWDWLSPEWFTYGTLSSYEWVYPLVLYALPAIPLLLLLKSILRRNTRNKLDLALFEGRHTWQWSTLLRFVPRIVFMLFIMLVLVALARPQRVNEQIELTSEGIDIVLVLDVSGSMELQDFLPNRLEAAKEVAKNFIKGRVQDRIGMVVFAGDAYSLAPLTTDYTLLQESINSIGFKMIPNDGTAIGSALAVAINRLRDSNAKSQVVILISDGENTAGSLDPELAAQLAYAYGIKLYTIGIGKDGQVPYDVDASGKTLFVETQMDETSLRRIAEIGQGTFFRADSKSTLQEIFRNINKLEKTDVSEKRFRDTRDYYQVYLKWALLLLLLWLFLKNTFLANVLED, encoded by the coding sequence ATGCTAGAACTTAACGATGAATTCTGGGACTGGCTGAGCCCGGAGTGGTTCACCTACGGCACACTCTCCTCTTACGAATGGGTGTATCCGCTGGTGCTCTATGCGCTGCCGGCCATCCCGCTGCTGCTGTTGCTTAAGTCCATACTTCGCCGCAACACCCGTAACAAACTCGACCTGGCCCTGTTCGAAGGCCGCCATACCTGGCAGTGGAGCACCCTGCTCCGCTTTGTGCCGCGCATTGTGTTCATGCTGTTCATCATGCTGGTGCTGGTAGCGCTGGCCCGGCCACAGCGGGTAAACGAGCAGATAGAGTTAACTTCCGAGGGCATCGATATCGTGCTGGTGCTTGATGTGTCGGGCTCCATGGAGTTGCAGGACTTTCTCCCGAACCGACTCGAGGCGGCAAAAGAGGTGGCAAAAAACTTTATCAAAGGGCGCGTGCAGGACCGAATCGGCATGGTGGTTTTTGCCGGCGATGCCTACTCGCTCGCCCCCCTCACCACCGACTATACCCTGCTGCAGGAAAGTATAAATTCCATCGGGTTCAAGATGATCCCGAACGATGGCACCGCTATCGGCAGTGCGCTCGCCGTGGCCATCAACCGGCTCCGCGACTCAAATGCCAAAAGCCAGGTGGTAATTCTGATAAGCGACGGTGAGAATACCGCAGGCAGCCTGGATCCGGAACTGGCGGCGCAACTCGCTTATGCCTATGGCATAAAACTTTATACCATAGGCATTGGTAAAGATGGGCAGGTGCCCTATGATGTGGATGCCTCAGGCAAAACCCTTTTTGTGGAGACGCAGATGGACGAGACGAGTCTGCGCCGGATAGCAGAGATTGGACAGGGCACTTTTTTCCGGGCCGATAGCAAAAGCACCCTACAGGAAATCTTCCGGAACATTAACAAGCTGGAGAAAACCGACGTATCCGAAAAGCGCTTTCGCGATACCCGCGATTATTACCAGGTATACTTGAAATGGGCACTGCTCCTGCTCCTGCTCTGGCTCTTCTTGAAAAACACGTTCCTGGCAAACGTATTAGAAGACTGA
- a CDS encoding DUF922 domain-containing protein: MPDAAVALPAAASKTATEASKPFVIEQVIWSDERKLSWEDFKAQPDDSNPHHALTAANLAVNAKCKDNKYTYVVNCVFLPRQSWSKNKVSEKLLVHEQLHFDLTEVHARQLRRDLQQLNCTTVKKSLNDVVSNAFAKWKAEQDTFDEDCRHGLDKSAQKHWANTIQARLEKLEAYK; encoded by the coding sequence ATGCCTGATGCTGCTGTGGCCCTACCTGCAGCTGCAAGCAAAACTGCAACAGAGGCATCCAAGCCTTTTGTAATAGAGCAGGTTATCTGGTCTGATGAACGGAAATTATCGTGGGAGGATTTTAAAGCCCAGCCAGACGATTCCAACCCACATCATGCCCTTACAGCGGCCAACTTAGCGGTAAATGCCAAGTGCAAAGACAACAAGTATACCTACGTGGTAAACTGTGTTTTCCTGCCGCGGCAGTCCTGGAGCAAAAATAAAGTTTCTGAGAAACTGCTGGTACACGAGCAGTTGCATTTTGATTTAACTGAAGTGCACGCCCGCCAACTGAGGCGAGACTTGCAGCAGCTGAACTGTACCACCGTAAAAAAGAGTCTGAATGACGTAGTTTCAAATGCCTTCGCGAAATGGAAGGCAGAACAGGACACCTTTGACGAGGACTGCAGACACGGCCTGGACAAATCTGCGCAGAAACACTGGGCTAACACAATTCAAGCAAGACTTGAGAAGCTAGAGGCTTACAAATAA